The Sphingomonas sanxanigenens DSM 19645 = NX02 genome includes a region encoding these proteins:
- a CDS encoding 2Fe-2S iron-sulfur cluster-binding protein — MRFTINGAAIDIEVDARTSLLDLLRDHLGLTGAKKGCNQGACGACTLLVDGERINGCLALAVQYQGREIVSVEGLAGSEGLHPLQRAFVVHDGFQCGYCTPGQLCSAVAMAGEVARGLPSNVTQDLSAESIALDHDELRERMSGNLCRCGAYNGIVAAIAETYAQRQTEQAA; from the coding sequence ATGCGGTTTACGATCAATGGCGCGGCGATCGACATCGAGGTCGATGCCCGGACCTCGTTGCTCGACCTTCTGCGCGACCATCTCGGGCTGACCGGGGCGAAGAAGGGGTGCAACCAGGGGGCCTGCGGGGCGTGCACATTGCTGGTCGACGGTGAACGCATCAATGGCTGCCTCGCGCTCGCGGTCCAGTATCAGGGGCGCGAGATCGTCTCGGTCGAAGGGCTCGCCGGCAGCGAAGGCCTGCACCCGCTGCAGCGGGCGTTCGTCGTGCACGACGGCTTCCAGTGCGGCTATTGCACGCCCGGCCAGCTCTGCTCGGCGGTCGCGATGGCCGGGGAGGTGGCGCGGGGCCTGCCGAGCAACGTCACGCAGGACCTCTCCGCCGAATCGATCGCACTCGATCATGATGAACTGCGTGAACGGATGAGCGGCAATCTGTGCCGCTGCGGCGCCTATAACGGCATCGTCGCCGCCATCGCCGAAACCTACGCCCAGCGGCAAACGGAGCAGGCGGCATGA
- a CDS encoding cupin domain-containing protein: MIARVAAAALLALALPAAAQAPAGFAPSAEVREKVAAMAQAMKPDQGFIAQPLVGDGKTVAALEYWRKPGRPAVHPDEAEYAIVVEGAGTLIMGGTLVDPVVRRPGLTEGSRIEGGTTHRLAPGDVMLIPAGAPHWFGIEDTHLVLLGIKLPKGP, from the coding sequence ATGATCGCGCGCGTCGCCGCCGCGGCGCTGCTGGCGCTTGCCCTCCCGGCCGCCGCGCAGGCACCGGCCGGTTTCGCCCCATCTGCCGAGGTCCGCGAGAAGGTGGCGGCGATGGCGCAGGCGATGAAGCCCGATCAGGGGTTCATCGCCCAGCCCCTGGTCGGTGACGGCAAGACCGTCGCCGCGCTGGAATATTGGCGCAAGCCCGGGCGGCCGGCGGTGCATCCCGACGAAGCCGAATATGCGATCGTCGTCGAGGGCGCGGGCACGCTGATCATGGGCGGCACGCTGGTCGATCCCGTGGTGCGGCGGCCGGGGCTGACCGAGGGCAGCCGGATCGAGGGCGGCACGACCCACAGGCTTGCCCCTGGCGACGTCATGCTGATCCCGGCGGGCGCGCCGCACTGGTTCGGAATCGAGGACACCCACCTGGTGCTGCTGGGAATCAAGCTGCCGAAGGGTCCCTGA
- the thiE gene encoding thiamine phosphate synthase yields MQNGTDAGEGDLPAIADELRLDPGFADRFERDDRRPPCQLYLVSPADVSGDFADRLSRALDAAPVAAFQFRVKGVDQHQAARLAEPLQKICAAREVAFIVNDSAALAKRLGADGVHLGQEDGDPREARQMLGPDAQIGVTCHDSRHLAMAAGEAGADYVAFGAFFPTTTKQTRHRPEPSILSWWTTLFELPCVAIGGITPANAPPLIAAGADFLAVSGAVWQAPEGEAAAMKAFAAVLG; encoded by the coding sequence ATGCAGAACGGAACCGATGCGGGCGAGGGTGACCTGCCGGCGATCGCGGACGAACTGAGGCTGGACCCCGGTTTTGCCGATCGCTTCGAGCGCGACGACCGGCGGCCGCCCTGCCAGCTCTATCTGGTCTCGCCGGCCGACGTGTCGGGCGATTTCGCCGACCGGCTTTCGCGCGCGCTCGATGCGGCGCCGGTCGCCGCGTTCCAGTTTCGGGTGAAGGGCGTCGACCAGCATCAGGCCGCGCGGCTGGCCGAGCCGCTGCAGAAGATCTGCGCCGCGCGCGAGGTGGCGTTCATCGTCAACGACAGTGCCGCGCTGGCGAAGCGGCTGGGTGCGGACGGCGTGCATCTGGGCCAGGAGGATGGCGATCCGCGCGAGGCGCGCCAGATGCTCGGGCCCGACGCGCAGATCGGCGTGACCTGCCATGACAGCCGGCATCTCGCGATGGCGGCCGGCGAGGCGGGGGCCGATTATGTCGCGTTCGGCGCCTTCTTTCCGACCACGACCAAGCAGACGCGCCACCGGCCCGAACCGTCGATCCTGAGCTGGTGGACGACCCTGTTCGAGCTGCCGTGCGTCGCGATCGGCGGCATCACACCTGCCAATGCGCCCCCACTGATCGCCGCCGGCGCCGATTTCCTCGCGGTGAGCGGCGCGGTGTGGCAAGCGCCCGAAGGCGAGGCGGCGGCAATGAAGGCGTTCGCGGCGGTGCTGGGCTGA
- the ndhC gene encoding NADH-quinone oxidoreductase subunit A: MASVAAGYLPILLFLGVALLLSTAFVFLPMIAARFTGAHKPSPEKLTEYECGFPAFEDSRSQFDVRFYLVAILFIIFDLEAAFLFPWAVSLGKEADGGIGWAGWIAMMIFLAELVLGYIYAWKKGALEWE, encoded by the coding sequence ATGGCGTCCGTCGCCGCTGGATATCTGCCCATCTTGTTGTTTCTTGGCGTCGCCCTGCTGCTCTCGACGGCCTTCGTGTTCCTGCCGATGATCGCCGCTCGGTTCACCGGCGCGCACAAGCCTTCTCCGGAAAAGCTGACCGAATATGAGTGCGGCTTCCCTGCGTTCGAGGACTCGCGCAGCCAGTTCGACGTTCGCTTCTATCTCGTCGCCATCCTGTTCATCATCTTCGACCTCGAAGCTGCCTTCCTGTTTCCGTGGGCGGTTTCGCTGGGCAAGGAAGCGGATGGCGGGATCGGCTGGGCCGGTTGGATTGCCATGATGATTTTCCTTGCCGAGCTGGTGCTCGGCTACATTTACGCCTGGAAGAAGGGGGCGCTCGAATGGGAGTAG
- a CDS encoding Gfo/Idh/MocA family protein yields the protein MDFDRRDILLSAAAALVAGSSGAARAATGRPFGYAIVGLGQYGLKTIIPQFANCAHSRLAAVVSGDPAKAARVAAEHGLPASAIYSYETFDTIRNNPDVDIVYVCLPNSMHAEYTIRAARAGKHVMCEKPMAISVAECEAMIAACKTAKRKLMIGYRCHFEATNLEAIRLASSGAIGKLRYVRSEHGFVMRDPSLWRLKRALSGGGSLMDIGIYALQASRYLTGEEPVAVYARESTDRSDPRFTEVEDMIDFTLEFPSGVMAGCYSMYSANQNRVLVMGDKGRVELEPATRYAGNRMWTGRDGREQEVTPPATPHKTQFAGQLDHLVQCVRTGNEPIVSGEEGLRDMRIIEAIYRSAREGRRIQLGAKA from the coding sequence ATGGATTTCGATCGACGCGACATCCTGTTGTCGGCCGCGGCGGCTTTGGTCGCCGGGTCGAGCGGCGCGGCACGGGCGGCCACCGGGCGGCCGTTCGGCTACGCGATCGTCGGCCTCGGCCAATACGGCCTCAAGACGATCATCCCGCAATTCGCGAACTGCGCGCACAGCCGGCTGGCGGCGGTGGTCAGCGGCGATCCCGCGAAGGCCGCGCGCGTCGCGGCCGAACATGGCCTGCCCGCGAGCGCAATCTATTCCTACGAGACGTTCGACACCATCCGGAACAACCCGGACGTCGACATCGTCTATGTCTGCCTGCCCAATTCGATGCATGCCGAATACACGATCCGCGCCGCGCGCGCGGGCAAGCATGTGATGTGCGAGAAGCCGATGGCGATTTCGGTCGCCGAGTGCGAGGCGATGATCGCGGCATGCAAGACGGCGAAGCGCAAGCTGATGATCGGCTATCGCTGCCATTTCGAGGCCACCAATCTGGAAGCGATTCGGCTGGCTTCGAGCGGCGCGATCGGCAAGCTGCGCTACGTTCGATCCGAACATGGCTTCGTGATGCGCGATCCGTCGCTCTGGCGGCTGAAGCGGGCGCTTTCCGGTGGGGGGTCGCTGATGGATATCGGCATCTATGCGCTGCAGGCCTCGCGCTACCTGACCGGCGAGGAGCCGGTCGCCGTGTATGCGCGGGAATCGACGGATCGCAGCGATCCGCGCTTCACCGAGGTGGAGGACATGATCGACTTCACGCTGGAATTCCCATCCGGCGTGATGGCCGGCTGCTATTCGATGTACAGCGCCAACCAGAACCGCGTGCTGGTGATGGGCGACAAGGGCCGCGTCGAGCTGGAACCGGCGACCCGCTACGCAGGCAACCGGATGTGGACCGGGCGCGACGGGCGCGAGCAGGAAGTGACGCCGCCTGCCACCCCGCACAAGACCCAGTTCGCCGGGCAGCTCGACCATCTCGTGCAATGCGTGAGGACCGGCAACGAGCCGATCGTGTCGGGCGAGGAAGGGCTACGCGACATGCGGATCATCGAGGCGATCTATCGATCCGCGCGCGAAGGGCGGCGGATCCAGCTGGGCGCCAAGGCATGA
- a CDS encoding FAD binding domain-containing protein: MTPFSYDRAADTTAAIRQGAIAGAKYLGGGTNLVDLMREGIEAPDRLVDVTGLSADIADTADGGLLIGAAAKNSAVAGDHRVRTRYPLLARAILAGASAQIRNMATVGGNILQRTRCLYFYDDAAACNKRAAGAGCDAIAGFNRVNAILGASSACVATHPSDMCVALAALGATVHLDGPDGARSLPFDDFHRLPGDTPGQETALRPGELIIAVEVPSLPFATRSAYRKVRDRASYAFALVSVAAALDLDADDTIRDVRLALGGVAHKPWRAAAAEARLRGEKATPALFEAAAEAELGQAVPLAHNGFKIELARRTISAVLAGLAGDAA; this comes from the coding sequence ATGACACCCTTCAGTTACGACCGCGCCGCCGACACCACGGCCGCCATCCGCCAGGGTGCGATCGCCGGCGCCAAATATCTCGGCGGCGGCACCAATCTCGTCGATCTGATGCGCGAGGGAATCGAGGCTCCGGACCGGCTGGTCGACGTCACCGGCCTTTCCGCCGATATTGCCGACACCGCCGATGGCGGGCTGCTGATCGGTGCGGCGGCGAAGAACAGCGCCGTCGCCGGCGATCATCGCGTGCGCACGCGCTACCCCCTGCTTGCCCGTGCGATCCTCGCCGGCGCCTCCGCGCAGATCCGCAACATGGCGACGGTGGGCGGCAACATCCTCCAGCGCACCCGTTGCCTCTATTTCTATGACGATGCCGCCGCCTGCAACAAGCGGGCGGCCGGCGCCGGCTGCGACGCAATCGCGGGCTTCAACCGCGTCAACGCGATCCTCGGCGCGTCGTCGGCCTGCGTCGCGACGCATCCGTCGGACATGTGCGTGGCGCTCGCCGCCCTCGGCGCAACGGTGCATCTCGACGGGCCCGACGGTGCCCGCAGCCTGCCGTTCGATGATTTCCACCGCCTTCCCGGCGACACGCCGGGGCAGGAAACCGCATTGCGGCCGGGAGAGTTGATCATCGCCGTCGAGGTGCCGTCGCTGCCCTTCGCGACGCGCTCTGCCTATCGCAAGGTGCGCGACCGGGCGAGCTATGCCTTCGCGCTCGTCTCGGTGGCCGCCGCGCTCGATCTCGATGCCGACGACACGATCCGCGACGTGCGGCTGGCGCTGGGCGGCGTCGCGCACAAGCCGTGGCGCGCCGCCGCAGCGGAGGCGCGCCTGCGCGGTGAGAAGGCGACGCCGGCGCTGTTCGAGGCGGCCGCCGAGGCGGAACTCGGCCAGGCGGTGCCGCTGGCCCATAACGGCTTCAAGATCGAACTCGCGCGGCGGACGATCAGTGCCGTGCTGGCGGGCCTTGCAGGAGACGCGGCATGA
- a CDS encoding YbjN domain-containing protein: MLALLPIASAASAQAGPPEPEVARPAAPKPSVTRNVGAELDTLAGVLTAQGYKADVASERDGMPHIFSSAAGSPFAVILMGCTENRACSTVQFYADYAAAGATLESLNGWNAANRFARAYLDPAGKAVIEMDVNLAKGGVARDNLADSVDEWIRLMAAFERHIGA, translated from the coding sequence ATGTTGGCGCTCTTGCCGATTGCGTCGGCAGCGTCGGCCCAGGCGGGGCCGCCGGAGCCCGAGGTCGCCCGGCCTGCCGCGCCCAAGCCCTCCGTTACCCGCAATGTCGGCGCCGAACTCGATACGCTCGCCGGCGTGCTGACCGCTCAGGGCTACAAGGCGGATGTCGCGTCCGAGCGGGATGGCATGCCGCACATCTTCAGCAGCGCGGCGGGTTCCCCTTTCGCGGTCATCCTCATGGGATGCACGGAAAACCGTGCGTGTTCGACCGTCCAATTCTATGCCGACTACGCCGCCGCCGGCGCCACGCTTGAATCGTTGAACGGCTGGAATGCCGCCAACCGCTTCGCCCGCGCCTATCTGGATCCGGCCGGCAAGGCGGTCATCGAAATGGATGTCAATCTTGCCAAGGGCGGCGTCGCGCGCGACAATCTCGCCGACAGCGTGGACGAGTGGATTCGCCTGATGGCGGCGTTCGAGCGACACATCGGCGCCTGA
- a CDS encoding DMT family transporter yields MAYLYLLIAIVAEVTATSFLKQSAGFTRPLATAVTIAGYGIAFYCLSLTLRDVPTGIAYAIWSGIGIVLVAAVAWIAQGQKLDAPAMIGMALIIAGVVVMNLFSKTAAH; encoded by the coding sequence ATGGCCTATCTCTACCTGTTGATCGCGATCGTCGCCGAGGTGACGGCGACCTCCTTCCTCAAGCAGTCGGCCGGCTTCACCCGCCCGCTGGCGACGGCGGTGACGATCGCCGGCTACGGCATCGCCTTCTATTGCCTGTCGCTCACCCTGCGCGACGTGCCGACGGGCATCGCCTACGCGATCTGGTCGGGCATCGGCATCGTACTGGTCGCGGCGGTGGCGTGGATCGCCCAGGGCCAGAAGCTCGACGCACCGGCAATGATCGGCATGGCGCTGATCATCGCCGGCGTCGTCGTGATGAATCTGTTCTCGAAGACAGCCGCGCACTGA
- a CDS encoding class I fructose-bisphosphate aldolase, which produces MTPTVKAILANYESDNPGVKANLARILMQGRLGGTGKLIILPVDQGFEHGPARSFSVNAPAYDPHYHFQLAIDAGLSAYAAPLGMLEAGAATFAGQIPTILKVNSSNSWATGINQAVTGGVEDALRLGCSAIGFTIYPGADDVFDMMEEIREMSAEAKSVGIATVIWSYPRGGVLPKSGELALDVGAYAAHMAALLGAHIIKVKLPTDHIEQKDAKKAYEGFDGSTQAKRVAHVVQSCFAGRRIVVFSGGAAKGADAVYQDAIDIRDGGGNGSIIGRNTFQRERGEALAMLDKLVRIYKGEE; this is translated from the coding sequence ATGACGCCGACGGTTAAGGCCATTCTCGCGAACTACGAGTCCGACAATCCCGGCGTGAAGGCGAATCTCGCCCGCATCCTGATGCAGGGGCGTCTGGGTGGCACCGGCAAGCTGATCATCCTCCCCGTCGATCAGGGCTTCGAGCATGGCCCGGCGCGCAGCTTCTCCGTGAATGCGCCGGCCTATGATCCCCATTATCATTTCCAGCTCGCGATCGACGCCGGCCTGTCGGCCTATGCCGCGCCGCTCGGCATGCTGGAAGCAGGCGCCGCGACCTTCGCCGGCCAGATCCCGACCATCCTCAAGGTCAACAGCTCCAACAGCTGGGCGACCGGCATCAACCAGGCGGTGACCGGCGGCGTCGAAGACGCGCTGCGCCTCGGCTGTTCGGCGATCGGCTTCACCATCTATCCGGGTGCGGACGACGTGTTCGACATGATGGAAGAGATCCGGGAAATGTCGGCGGAGGCCAAGTCGGTCGGCATCGCCACCGTGATCTGGTCCTACCCGCGCGGCGGCGTGCTGCCCAAGAGCGGCGAACTGGCGCTCGATGTCGGTGCCTATGCGGCGCACATGGCGGCGCTGCTCGGCGCGCACATCATCAAGGTGAAGCTGCCGACCGACCATATCGAGCAGAAGGACGCCAAGAAGGCCTATGAGGGCTTCGACGGCTCCACCCAGGCGAAGCGCGTCGCGCACGTCGTACAGAGCTGCTTCGCCGGCCGTCGCATCGTGGTCTTCTCGGGCGGCGCCGCCAAGGGCGCCGACGCGGTCTATCAAGATGCGATCGACATCCGTGACGGTGGCGGCAACGGCTCGATCATCGGCCGCAACACCTTCCAGCGCGAGCGCGGCGAAGCGCTGGCGATGCTCGACAAGCTCGTCCGCATCTACAAGGGCGAGGAATAA
- a CDS encoding inositol monophosphatase family protein, giving the protein MVSHSGLLTIMERAARKAAPRLRRDFNEVQNLQVSRKGPADFVSMADKQAEQTLYEELKKARPDWGFLLEEGGEIEGDPDKPRWIIDPLDGTSNFLHGIPHFSIAIAVEDPRGAGGKSEITHGLVYQPLTDESFWAEKGRGAWLQDRRLRVSARRDLADSLIATGIPFLGHGDFKTWSAIFAAVAPEVAGIRRLGSAALDLAWVAAGRFDGFWESHLQPWDAAAGILLVREAGGFVTDYRGGDRPIDRRELLAANDSLHSKLHKLVGGALKGLR; this is encoded by the coding sequence ATGGTTTCGCATTCCGGCCTTCTGACCATCATGGAGCGTGCGGCGCGCAAGGCGGCGCCGCGGCTGCGTCGTGACTTCAACGAGGTCCAGAACCTCCAGGTCTCGCGCAAGGGGCCGGCGGACTTCGTCTCGATGGCCGACAAGCAGGCCGAACAGACGCTGTATGAAGAGCTCAAGAAGGCGCGGCCCGACTGGGGCTTCCTGCTGGAGGAAGGCGGCGAGATCGAAGGCGATCCCGACAAGCCGCGCTGGATCATCGATCCGCTCGACGGCACCAGCAACTTTCTGCACGGCATCCCGCATTTCTCGATTGCGATCGCGGTCGAGGATCCACGCGGTGCCGGCGGCAAGTCCGAGATCACGCACGGTCTCGTCTACCAGCCGCTGACCGATGAGAGCTTCTGGGCGGAAAAGGGCCGCGGTGCCTGGCTGCAGGACCGCCGCCTGCGCGTGTCCGCGCGGCGCGACCTCGCCGACTCGCTGATCGCCACCGGCATTCCGTTTCTCGGCCACGGCGACTTCAAGACGTGGAGTGCGATCTTCGCCGCCGTCGCGCCGGAAGTGGCAGGCATCCGCCGCCTGGGTTCCGCCGCGCTCGACCTCGCCTGGGTGGCGGCGGGCCGGTTCGACGGGTTCTGGGAAAGCCATCTCCAGCCGTGGGACGCCGCGGCGGGCATATTGCTCGTCCGCGAGGCCGGCGGCTTCGTGACCGACTATCGCGGCGGCGACCGCCCGATCGACCGGCGCGAGCTGCTTGCGGCGAACGACAGCCTGCATTCGAAACTGCACAAGCTGGTCGGAGGGGCGCTCAAGGGGCTGCGCTGA
- a CDS encoding xanthine dehydrogenase family protein molybdopterin-binding subunit: MTLMDIMKTALRYVPDTLLPGATHAPLRARHGHVGTPVSRIDGNLKVQGQARFAAEVAMEGLLHAAIVHSSIARGRIATLETAAAEAAPGVALVMTYRNAPRLNRPKAFMDGNGVSGSNLPVMQDAAIHWNGEAVAVVLAETQEQADHAASLVTVTYEAEPATTAFGAAKAQAKHPGSILGEAPLMEIGDAEAAHAAAAFRVDQVYRTPRHNHNAIELHAATVRWEGETLILHDATQMIGGTAANVADIFGLQPEQVRVSSPFVGGGFGGKGLWSHQILAAAASKLAGRPVKLMLSRESVYRLVGGRTLTEQRVALGASADGTLSALIHSGVAAMSANNDCPEQFTFPARHLYAAENFRLEQKITELDMLANTFMRAPGESVGTFALESALDELAFDLGIDPIELRRRIEPEKDPTSGNAFSARHLLKAYADGAARFGWDKRNPVPGSRREGEWLIGMGVATGTYPYYRMPGNAARLRLDADGTATVSTAAHEMGMGTATVQVQHVADRLGLALEDVTFEYGESSLPAGAMAGGSSQTAATLAAVIASAEAVIAELLKLAGNDSPLAGLKPDEVVARDGGLAHATDATRFETYTSILARAQRASVEAEESAPMPLELMKYSMHSTAAQFAEVGVNAITGEVRVRRFLGSFDCGRILNPKTATSQFRGGIIMGIGLALTEATEFDERSGRIMNASLAEYHVPVHLDVPEIDVIWTDIPDPHTPLGARGIGEIGITGTAAAIANAIFNATGKRIRDLPITLDKLL; the protein is encoded by the coding sequence ATGACGCTGATGGACATCATGAAGACCGCGCTGCGCTACGTGCCCGATACCCTGCTGCCCGGCGCCACGCACGCGCCGCTGCGCGCGCGGCACGGACATGTCGGCACGCCGGTCTCGCGGATCGACGGCAATCTCAAGGTGCAGGGCCAGGCGCGCTTCGCCGCCGAGGTGGCGATGGAGGGGCTGCTCCACGCCGCAATCGTCCATTCGAGCATCGCCCGCGGCCGTATCGCCACGCTGGAGACCGCTGCGGCCGAGGCCGCGCCGGGTGTTGCGCTGGTGATGACCTACAGGAACGCGCCAAGGCTCAACCGGCCGAAGGCATTCATGGACGGCAACGGCGTCTCGGGCAGCAACCTGCCCGTCATGCAGGACGCCGCGATCCACTGGAACGGCGAAGCGGTAGCGGTGGTGCTCGCCGAAACGCAGGAGCAGGCGGATCATGCCGCCAGCCTCGTGACCGTGACCTACGAGGCAGAACCGGCGACCACCGCCTTCGGCGCCGCCAAAGCGCAGGCGAAGCATCCCGGCTCCATCCTTGGCGAGGCGCCGCTGATGGAGATCGGCGATGCCGAGGCCGCACATGCGGCGGCGGCGTTCAGGGTCGATCAGGTCTATCGCACCCCGCGCCACAACCATAACGCGATCGAACTCCACGCCGCGACGGTGCGGTGGGAGGGTGAGACGCTGATCCTGCACGATGCCACGCAGATGATCGGCGGCACCGCCGCCAACGTCGCGGACATCTTCGGGCTGCAGCCGGAGCAGGTACGCGTCAGCTCGCCCTTCGTCGGCGGCGGGTTCGGCGGCAAGGGGCTATGGTCGCACCAGATCCTCGCCGCGGCGGCGTCGAAGCTGGCGGGCAGGCCGGTCAAGCTCATGCTCAGCCGCGAGAGCGTCTACCGGCTGGTCGGCGGCCGCACCTTGACCGAACAGCGCGTCGCGCTCGGCGCCAGCGCGGATGGCACATTGTCGGCGCTGATCCACAGCGGCGTGGCTGCGATGAGCGCGAACAACGATTGTCCGGAGCAATTTACCTTTCCGGCACGGCATCTCTATGCCGCGGAGAATTTCCGGCTGGAGCAGAAGATCACCGAGCTCGACATGCTCGCCAACACCTTCATGCGCGCGCCGGGAGAATCTGTCGGCACCTTCGCGCTCGAATCCGCGCTGGACGAGCTGGCGTTCGACCTCGGCATCGATCCGATCGAGCTGCGCCGCCGGATCGAGCCGGAAAAGGATCCGACGAGCGGCAATGCCTTTTCGGCGCGCCATCTGTTGAAAGCCTATGCCGATGGCGCCGCCCGCTTCGGCTGGGACAAGCGCAATCCGGTGCCGGGCAGCCGGCGCGAGGGCGAATGGCTGATCGGCATGGGCGTCGCCACTGGCACCTACCCCTATTACCGGATGCCGGGCAACGCCGCGCGGCTGCGGCTGGATGCGGACGGCACCGCGACCGTCTCCACCGCCGCGCACGAGATGGGCATGGGCACGGCGACCGTGCAGGTGCAGCATGTCGCCGACCGGCTCGGTCTCGCGCTGGAGGACGTCACCTTCGAATATGGCGAGAGCAGCCTGCCCGCCGGTGCGATGGCGGGCGGCTCCTCGCAGACCGCCGCGACCTTGGCTGCGGTGATCGCATCGGCGGAAGCGGTGATCGCCGAACTGCTCAAGCTCGCCGGCAACGACAGCCCGCTCGCCGGCCTCAAGCCTGATGAGGTGGTCGCGCGCGATGGCGGGCTCGCCCATGCGACGGATGCGACGCGGTTCGAAACCTACACCTCGATCCTCGCGCGCGCGCAGCGCGCCTCCGTCGAGGCGGAGGAGAGCGCGCCGATGCCTTTGGAGCTGATGAAATATTCGATGCACTCCACCGCCGCCCAATTCGCCGAGGTGGGGGTGAACGCAATCACCGGCGAGGTGCGGGTGCGGCGTTTCCTGGGCTCCTTCGATTGCGGACGCATCCTCAATCCCAAGACCGCGACCAGCCAGTTCCGCGGCGGCATCATCATGGGGATCGGTCTCGCCCTTACCGAGGCGACGGAGTTCGACGAGCGCAGTGGCCGGATCATGAACGCCAGCCTCGCCGAATATCATGTGCCGGTGCACCTCGACGTTCCCGAGATCGACGTGATCTGGACCGACATACCCGATCCGCACACGCCATTGGGCGCTCGCGGCATCGGTGAGATCGGCATTACCGGAACCGCCGCCGCGATCGCCAACGCGATCTTCAACGCGACGGGGAAGCGGATCAGGGACTTGCCGATCACGCTGGACAAGCTGTTGTAG
- the efp gene encoding elongation factor P: MKISGVDIRPGNIIEYEGGLWRAVKIQHTQPGKGGAYMQVELKNLIDGRKNNVRFRSAETVERVRLDTKDFQFLFADGDMLTFMDKDNYDQVTLDKGILGDAAAFLQDGMDVVMELYDERPISVQLPDQIEATIVEADAVVKGQTASSSYKPAVLDNGVRVMVPPHISAGTRIVVDVYEQTYVKRAD; encoded by the coding sequence ATGAAGATCAGCGGCGTGGACATTCGTCCCGGCAACATCATCGAATATGAGGGCGGGCTTTGGCGCGCCGTGAAGATCCAGCACACCCAGCCCGGCAAGGGCGGCGCCTACATGCAGGTGGAGCTGAAGAACCTGATCGACGGACGCAAGAACAATGTCCGCTTCCGTTCGGCCGAGACGGTGGAGCGCGTGCGCCTCGACACCAAGGATTTCCAGTTCCTGTTCGCTGATGGCGACATGCTGACCTTCATGGACAAGGACAATTACGACCAGGTCACGCTCGACAAGGGCATCCTGGGCGATGCCGCGGCCTTCCTGCAGGACGGCATGGACGTGGTGATGGAGCTTTACGACGAGCGCCCGATCAGTGTTCAGCTCCCCGACCAGATCGAAGCGACGATCGTCGAGGCCGACGCCGTCGTGAAGGGCCAGACCGCTTCATCCAGCTACAAGCCCGCCGTGCTCGACAATGGCGTGCGCGTGATGGTGCCGCCGCACATCTCGGCCGGCACCCGCATCGTCGTGGACGTCTACGAGCAGACCTACGTCAAGCGGGCTGACTGA